The sequence below is a genomic window from Flavobacterium sediminilitoris.
AGCAGGTGTTGAAATTAATGGAGAAATGACATATAAAGGTTCTGATGCTCATAAAGCAGCAGTTACGGGAGATACTGTTGGAGATCCATTTAAAGATACTTCAGGACCATCTATGAATATATTAATTAAATTAACATGTTTAATAGGTTTGGTTATTGCACCTATTTTAGGAGGGCATTCTGTAACTACAGAATTAGGATCATGTTGTCATAAGCACGGTTCAACTGTTGAATGTCATTCTAAAAATGTTGAAGAATGTGAAGCTAAAGGCTGCCTTAACCCTAATTGTAAACACCTACAAGGAGGAGATGCTACTCATGTACATGGACCAAATTGTAATCATAATGTAGAGAAAACTATTATAGATATTGATGTTGTTAAAGAGAAAGATGAAAATGGGATTGTAAAAGCAACAGTAATCGTTAAAAGTAATGTGAATGGAAAAGAACTTATAGAAGAAAAAGTTTTTGAAGGAAGTGAAATAGAAGTTGAAGCCAAGATTGCTGAGCTAGGGAAATAAGAATATTAAAAAGACCGTGTTTTTAAATAAATACGGTCTTTTTAAAAATAATATAGTAAGACTGTAAAAAAAATATTTTTATTTAAATCGCTTATATTTAGTTTGTTGTGTTTTTTATTGATAAAAAAATATTTTTTTATTGTATTTTATTTTTGAAATTTAAAAAAGCTTTCTATATTTGCACTCGCAATCACGAAATGATTGTGACTTACTGGAGAAATGGCAGAGTGGTCGAATGCGGCAGTCTTGAAAACTGTTGACTGTAACAGGTCCGGGGGTTCGAATCCCTCTTTCTCCGCTGAAAAAATCCTAAACGGTAGCAAAACCCTGTAAATCTTATGATTTACGGGTTTTTTTTTTGCAACCATATCAAATTATTCATTAAATCTTATTCTAATCGAGATAAAATCGAGACCCTAAAAAAACCAAAAATTAGGGTCTCGCTAAACTCTCGGAAGTATTGAAAATAGGCGGTTTAATGACTTGTTCAATAGCTTGTTCACTCATCAAACATCTTGTTTGTTTTCAATTAGGAAATTAAATTGAGTAATAATTAATTGGTCACCACAATGAAAACAAAAATTACACTTCACTTTTATGCCAAAAGCACAAAATCCAATGCAAAGGGACTACTTCCTATACCTCCATTACACAAATGATAATAGATAAATATGCAAATAAAAATGCGCCATTAAATCACAAAGCAAATTTATTTTAACATTTTTTTGATAAAAAATAATTTGTTTTGGTTAACTTTGTCATATCATTATTATCAATTAATGAGAAAATCATACTTCATATTACTTTTGTTTTTAGGAATATTTTTAATTCCTTATACTTCTTTTGCATGTGGTAGTGAAAAATATACTTGTGAAAAAGAAGTTTCTTCAATTAAAGTAAAAGAACAAAGCTGTTGTGATAGCAACAGTGATTCTGATGATAACGGATGTGAAGGAAATTGCGGCCATTCAAAATGTGGTTGTTCTTCAACTTGTACAAGTAGCTCTACATCAATAATACTTGCATTCAAAACAAATACTATTTTTAGATTTATAACTTCAAATAAAGTTAATTTTTTCTATAAAATACCTTCTGTTTTAAAGGGTTATTCTTCTATATGGCTTATACCTAAAATAAGCTAAATTCAGAGTTTGACATCCATACTTGTGTCAAATTTATAGTAGTAGCACTACTACTTTTTATAACGTTTATTGATGTTTAAACTATTCATGTTAAACATGTTTGTTTAATTCAATATATCTGTTATTCAATTTAAATTTATTTCAAAAATTAATTCAAAAAATCTTTTTGAACACTAAAATCATATAGAATGAAAAAATCATTATTAAAAATAATAATAGCAATTACGGTATTGTTATCAACCACAATTAATGCACAAACAGAGAACACAAAAACAGAAGAAATAAAAGTTTCTGGAAATTGTGGAATGTGCAAAAAAACAATAGAAAAAGCAGGAAATATCAAAGATGTTGCAACCGTAGTATGGAACAAAGAAACCCAAATGGCAACATTAACTTATGATGAATCTAAAATAAATAAAGAAGAAATTGCAAAACGTATAGCCAAAGCTGGTTATGATACTGAACTTGTTAAAGCAAAAGACGAAGATTATAACAATCTTCCAGGATGTTGTCAATATGACCGCGAGTAATTTTATTTTAGTAAGTTGTAATTAACCTAATTCCTCCAAAGTTCTTCTTTGGAGGAATATTCAAAAAAATGTTTACCAAAATCTTTGATAAATAATTTTTTGTTGGTTGTAAATTTTATATTCATATGTTAAATAAAATAATAAAATATTTCCTAGAAAATAGATTAGTAACTGTACTTATTTTTATAGTTCTAATTTTATGGGGTATTTCTACAGCACCGTTTAATTGGAAAATACCATTTCTTCCTTCTGATTCGGTTGCGGTTGATGCTA
It includes:
- a CDS encoding heavy-metal-associated domain-containing protein encodes the protein MKKSLLKIIIAITVLLSTTINAQTENTKTEEIKVSGNCGMCKKTIEKAGNIKDVATVVWNKETQMATLTYDESKINKEEIAKRIAKAGYDTELVKAKDEDYNNLPGCCQYDRE